A region from the Lolium perenne isolate Kyuss_39 chromosome 4, Kyuss_2.0, whole genome shotgun sequence genome encodes:
- the LOC139830782 gene encoding protein FAR1-RELATED SEQUENCE 5-like, with the protein MAQYLRSHRKVTEAQLANAEVAKSVGISNKATIDLMAKDAGGIGSLGFTRVDMKNRLYSKRTLKVKQGDTGGVLEYMEKKVSEDVNFFYSIQIDEDDLITNIFWADSKMVSDYAIFGDVICFDTTYRKLDDGRPFGLIVGVNNHKKTMVFGAALLYDETAESFGWLFRTFLKVMSGKYPLTILTDEDAAMAKAISIVLPFTHHKLCVWHMNQNACKHLAGVVPDYKKFNADFQHCIYDIEEEDEFITAWNGMLHKYGLQENAWLQRIFEKREQWALVYGRNTFSAHMSTTQRSESMNNELKSYINIKYDMLTFFEHFERLVADKRDEEVKYDFRATQTTPKLMAESSYVLRQGATTYTPAIFKLFQEQVLRTLNYDTFLCDDSDLEKKVYRVNFHGTHREHIVRFVPKEETVICSCKKFEFAGILCSHCLKILDINNIKHIPEKYILKRWTIDAKVLQITSNRNLHDNPKERMSSRYKDLCKMFVKIAARAAESEESYNEAANCAAQLAQNVEKCLKIRADPDLGSSSGSEVAPLKIDSSRVSKHNEGLVEPKGIKVKEKDVRGSRRPIGGLEKAKSKKKKKNNTENAQPLPHGASMGHLESFTSQIPTYKLQYSPIINTPMQPSVGTIPMSTQNERLVKALQESTIPMDYIHTIH; encoded by the exons ATGGCCCAATACTTGAGATCCCACAGGAAAGTAACTGAAGCACAATTAGCAAATGCCGAGGTTGCAAAGTCTGTGGGAATTTCAAACAAAGCAACTATTGATCTTATGGCCAAAGATGCAGGTGGAATTGGAAGTCTTGGCTTTACACGGGTAGATATGAAAAATCGGCTGTACTCAAagagaacattaaaagtaaagcaaggtgaCACAGGGGGAGTGCTAGAATACATGGAGAAGAAAGTATCCGAAGATGTCAATTTTTTTTATTCAATTCAAATCGATGAGGATGATTTGATAACTAATATCTTTTGGGCCGACTCCAAAATGGTCTCAGACTATGCAATATTTGGTGATGTTATATGCTTTGACACCACATACAGGAAACTAGACGATGGGCGTCCATTTGGTTTGATTGTTGGAGTGAATAATCATAAGAAAACAATGGTGTTTGGTGCTGCACTTCTCTATGATGAAACTGCTGAGAGTTTTGGTTGGCTTTTTAGAACTTTTCTAAAAGTTATGTCAGGAAAATATCCACTAACAATTTTGACTGACGAAGATGCAGCAATGGCCAAGGCAATCAGTATAGTCCTGCCTTTTACTCACCATAAACTTTGTGTATGGCATATGAATCAGAACGCTTGCAAGCACCTTGCTGGAGTTGTTCCGGACTATAAGAAGTTTAATGCTGATTTTCAGCATTGTATCTATGATattgaggaggaagatgaatttaTAACTGCATGGAATGGAATGCTTCATAAATATGGACTACAAGAAAATGCATGGCTCCAAAGGATATTTGAGAAAAGGGAGCAATGGGCACTAGTATATGGGAGAAATACATTTTCTGCCCACATGAGCACTACTCAAAGGAGCGAGAGCATGAACAACGAACTCAAGAGTTACATTAATATTAAATATGACATGCTTACTTTTTTTGAGCATTTTGAACGGCTAGTTGCAGATAAAAGAGATGAAGAGGTAAAGTATGACTTTAGAGCAACACAAACTACTCCCAAGCTCATGGCAGAGTCTAGCTATGTATTAAGGCAAGGTGCAACTACATATACTCCAGCAATATTTAAGCTGTTTCAGGAACAAGTGCTTCGGACCCTCAACTATGACACATTTCTTTGTGATGATAGTGACCTAGAGAAGAAGGTTTACAGAGTAAATTTTCATGGTACACATCGTGAGCATATTGTCAGATTTGTTCCAAAAGAAGAAACAGTCATTTGCAGTTGCAAGAAGTTTGAATTTGCTGGAATACTTTGCTCCCATTGCTTAAAGATACTTGATATTAATAATATCAAGCATATCCCCGAAAAATACATCTTAAAAAGATGGACAATTGATGCAAAAGTTCTGCAGATAACAAGCAATCGCAACCTACATGACAACCCAAAAGAAAGAATGTCAAGTCGCTACAAAGACTTATGCAAAATGTTTGTCAAAATAGCTGCTCGTGCCGCGGAGTCTGAAGAATCATACAATGAAGCTGCTAATTGCGCAGCACAACTAGCACAGAATGTGGAGAAATGTTTGAAAATTAGAGCTGATCCTGATTTGGGCAGTTCCTCCGGTTCAGAAG TTGCACCTCTGAAGATTGACTCTAGTAGAGTATCAAAACACAACGAGGGGCTTGTTGAACCAAAAGGCATCAAGGTCAAGGAGAAGGATGTCCGAGGATCAAGAAGACCTATTGGTGGTTTGGAGAAAGCAAAatcaaagaagaaaaagaaaaataacacCGAAAATGCACAACCGCTACCTCATGGCGCCTCAATG GGACACTTAGAATCTTTCACAAGTCAAATTCCTACATATAAGTTACAGTACAGCCCAATCATAAATACTCCAATGCAGCCATCAGTTGGTACCATCCCCATGTCAACACAAAACGAAAGATT GGTCAAGGCGCTGCAGGAGTCTACCATCCCAATGGATTACATCCATACAATACATTAA